ttaaattataaatataaatatatatatatatatatatttaaaatttattaaattattatttcttttctttaaatttatttcttatttctcttaaaagtctctttcttcttcttatttcattattttataatatatatatatatatatatatatatatatataatatttataattttctctttaataCTATAacgttttttttattgaatattagtaatttaaattctatttataatattagtatttatataattagtagtttatattttgaattaaaaattaagaattcatctctttaaattttaaattaagtacatatttataataattttataataaagttaaaaagagaagtattaaataatttatttaaataataaaaaattaagagataaattattaaatacaattaaGTGACATGTAcaattagggatgacaatggcaGGACAGAGAGgcataatgattttaaaaagagaaaaaatattaaatacatttaaccatttaactagaccTTTCAAGAAGGCAAGATTGAGGATACCCCTCTTTTTACcctctcttctagcctagcgacaaCAAAATGTGGATATTCTCAGCCTCCGAGTTCTTGAGGTCATGGGTTCGAGTCTGTCATGCGACAAATTCTGCatctaattaaatagttaagtgtgtttgcggactaTATGTTTAACCCGTTATTCCATTTTAAGACACCAAAAGATCAcgaatttaatttcatttagaagcgttttgagtttaaatttagAAGCGTTTTGAATTTAAGCGGGTGACCATGACTGTTAGGTGTCATACTAGTtcttctataatattttttttaactatttttaatattgttagGTGTTCATCATGTTGAACAATTCGACTATTCTACTTTTAGGatgtttgattaataaattatttttattatataatttgaagttgtttctcaatttttttttgtttgcttTCATTTTAGTGagcaattaaaaaaaaaatactaaattaaatgaatatatcatgaaaattatattttgcattGACATAGTATCaagaatatgataaaaaaaatcaattatttgatagggataattaaagaaaaatactaaattaaattaataaaacataaaaactattatttttcaatactatataagttatttttaagCCAAACACCATAAActctaacaaaaaaatataaacaatgttATTGAggatatatgtttatttattatcttaacAAGCTTTACACaatattaaatgtataattttgatttttttatatataattagtgtataaataaaattttcaaagatattgtaaataattgattaaatacctactatttatttattattttataaaaaatttcaagaatAGTGAGAATTTATAcggaataaataaataataatatgtttattttgactattatttctattatttttattcaaaaattataaaataattaacatattttaattttacagtCTACcatacaattataataaatttcacaTCCCAAAATtgaaatcttataaaataaatttggtagtgtttatttatttattcttttaccaaataaaaatatttagtgtTTAATATTAAGAAGGTTTAAAAACacttatgaaatattattaatatacgattaaatacattttttattttattttggaatatgcttatataaataattttattgtattgaTGAAATAAGATTTAATACTATAGAAAAATTAGTagataaaatattgattattatttaaaaattaaaaatagaaataattatgatagtataaaatgataaatattttattaaatttaatctaaaatattaaactaaaatataattgtggatgataaaagagaaaagtttatactaaaaacataaaactaaaaatcaatATAGAAAAAGATTATggattaataaaagattatgatattttttaaatataaaattttgataaacaagtaatatatatgttatgaaaattaattatattcatataaaataataaaattatacaaatatacatctattcatgttaattatttataaataatacattttttaatgtaaatatttaatgaatttaactaacttaattacttatttttaaagttataaaatataaacatatattattaaaattataatttgtattattattttttaatttgaagtccatcttaataaaatataataggactaaaattatttatttttattttaaaaataaatgtatataaattgataatgttattaaaataaatgttatcttacttttatttgatataattttatttcaaatattaattttttttaattgctGTTATCTTACCTAGTTACCTTAACTTTGGGTCTTTTATTtcgtaaatatatttaaatttaaattgcaATGTTATATTTAACATGCACAAgacataattttgttttattgagattttattattaatacaattcataaattttaaaaggttggtcttattttatatattttttaatatagttatacatattttatgattaagttattttatatatatgcaACCCACTAACCGCACACTAGCATGAGTCTCCctatcaataattaatttcttcACAAATTTGTTATGGCGGCTTAGAAGCACCGACTTTAATTGGTTAACCTAGTTTTGCCAATTAAATATAGTAGGAAaacaaattaagtttatatGAACTATagaaattacaaatttataacttaatcaaaactcataatagtaataataacaaCTAAGGTctcaaagtaaaataaataacaaacaaaaaatgtctaagttattttatcaaaatcaaataaattaaaattattcccATAAAAATatccaaagaaaataaactagaaaGACATACCaacaaaagtttataaaaaataatctagaaaaaatcattttaatgaaTTCCCTTCAATATTCTTCTCAATTCCGAGTTAGGCTTAGCCAATTCATATGGATACTgtaccaaataaataaataaaaatattataaaatatttgaaataagaaaaacaaataaaagtatatattaaaaaattaaccttTCCATGGTGGTTAGATTTTTGAGTTGAAGCACCCATTCTTAACAACAACTTAGCAATTTTATAATTTCCATGGAGTGCTGCTGTATGTAAAGGCTATACcaaaaacaagtaaaaattataacttataatttcaatataaatatttaactttcaaTTATGTGAAACTTACCGTATCACCAAATATATCAACCGCTTCTAACATTTTGTTTATACTACCTGAATTACGGGTCTCAAtatctaatattaatttaacaatattGATATTTCTACCTGATACTGCTTCATGGAGAGGCTGTTCGAAATAGATAATCAATTTAAGGttataatgaaaatttatttcatttaaaaagtaTATTGTTAAATAAGAAGATTAATACCGTTTCATCAAATGCAGTTAGAGAGTGTAACATTCTATTTATAGTATCTTCATCACTTGCattgaatataaatttaacaattttaaacaaacctgaaaatacaatattttatcaaatattatatttaatgttaacataaaattagaataaagataTAATGTTactataaaattagaataaagataAAACTAACCAAATTCACAAGCATAATGAAGAGGAATGGCTCCTTCTTCATTTTTAGCCTCTAAGTTAGCACCTCTTCTAACTagtaactatattataaatgaattcaatattcatattagtttgtttaatataatttaggGATTATTATAACAAACTTACCTCAAAAGATTTTCTACTGAAACAATTACATGCATGGTGAAGAACAGTGTCTCCGTCTATGGAAGGTTCATCTATACTTCCAGTTAAattatctataataataaaaaaagtacaataaaaataatataagttcattttataaaataatattatatatatttttcaataataaatctTGTTTATTTACAATAGTATTTTATCTATTGATAATAATATCTCATTAAGTTCAAACTTGATAATTAAAAGAGGAAGAAACACTATTgcctattaaaaaaaaatggaaaatatatttttatttggaaaatttaatatatcaagaaaaacattcaaaatttcataaaaatttagtaaaaaCATGTATTCTTATAGTTTACAAGTTAGAGTTCTTAcaatagaattatttaaaataaaaataagaaatataccTATGGCAATGTGAAGTTGATTGACATCTTCATTTTGAATGAATTCAGCAATATCTTTGAAACGAGGAAGAATATTAGATTCAGCCGCAAAGTTTTCATCATCGCTGCTACTATCGCTGCTGCTGCTACTGAAATAACCGTCACTGCTATTGTAATTGTCGTCGCTACTGCTACTATCAATAAAATTTGGTACCACCATTCTTAAgaacaatgaaaaaaatagataaatagatGGGTTAATGATATGATTTGGGATGAGAAGAGTTATGATATTTATAAAGAtataaaaccctatatatcGCGGAATAATAGGCTTAATTAAaccgaaaaataaaataaagtatgttttttattgattttttaaagataattaatatattaaggaTCCCTTATAATAGGTTTTAAGTTgaaatttattagttattttgttaGAATGACCAATTTTCCCCAATAATaggttttaattttgaatttgttagTGAGTCACAGCCCAAAAGAGATGGCCAACTTCAacccaaaagaaaaaaaaggataaaaaaaaaataaaaaaaaaggggAGATTAATGTGCTTAAATAGAATGacaattataataacaataacttaaaatattataataatcttcacataatttttattcgcaattatatataatatagtttttttttaattaatttataacgtACCTCTCTCTCGTTCCATTATTACTGGATATAACTTTGTTAActctaaatatattaaagaaatgttatgactataaaaattatatttattaaaaaatgataaaaataaataaataaataaaataaataaaatagttaatactggccttttaaaattttcaaacctatAACATGAATATGTGGTCCTCCAATGGCTATAATGCATGCATAATTAtcattgttcttttttttttcttaattttaattaatttccaccaacttaaataaaataatattattatattgaaatagAAATAGATGAATTTTCACAAACAATATTGTGATTTAtgatctattttaaataatttaaattacttttgtagcataattgatttttttaagtttatttttttattttttcataaattttttacttaaaatataattctatttaataaaatacagttttttttttatttcaaaaatatatattttttttacttattttcattattagaaaaaaaagtaacaaaCGGTTCAAAATGTCATTAATCTCCACTCAAGTTCAATGGGTCAACTAGATAATCTTTATGAGacaaaagttataaaattatatttattttattattagattataaCTATATTATGTTACCCATctacatttattaatattattgatgtaTTCTTGTCCTTAACCTCATTTTGGGTTGtgcaattaaaatttaaaaatacagGAAACCAAATTAAACAAAAGCGATAATTTAACGGTTAGGTTTTCGAGTAAGCTAGTTTTTACGGATTTAATGGGTAAAtcgaaaataaatatatatttataatttataatggttattttgttaatatatgtACCATCTTATTCGATCCCACGATCCCTCTATTGAGAAGAGAAGAAGGTCATCCATCTCCATCTCTCCCTTGCAGGCGAAATTAACACGTACCTGATATGTtaagaaaataagttattttttattagttttacgTATAATTTTGCTAAATAAGACGTGAATATTAATCTAAGTTTCTGGGTTCAAGTCCGTCAGGCGACAAGTTTCACGtttgattaaatgattaagtgtgtttacgggttacatacttaatccgtttttaatttttttgtcacggttttttataatgttggtaatcttatctcgtAATAATTATGctgtaatattatattaattaatacatcaaactgataatataaaaatacaatagattattaaattaaacaaagaaaacTCTTCTTATTTGATCCGAGGCATGTAAAAATTACAATTTCCTTAAAACAActtcaccgtctcccgtttgtgctgaagAGTTTCGTTGGTAATTGtttcccagggtacaacggatcCTGCAATGGTTTAGCACAGAAAAATCACTACAACAATGAACTAGACAAAAAAAATACCCGAATCACAATCACACAGAAAtggtcgagtcaagaaactcgaagaacgctcacaaagaacactcacaaaaaaacaagaaagacttttagaattctagagtgagaaattaTATGATAATGTGTGGAGAGCAATACAATGTGAaaggatatttatagttgaaaattaaactctaaaaccattaatcattttttaatccaaCCACCATGCACTAATCATCATCCATCCATCTAATGATTATCCTAATGATTATCCTTCTTGCATTTTCATTATCTTTACAAGTTACATCCAACAATAAGTATTTTGTAGACCGGCTAACGGGGGTATTTCCATGTATGAGGACATAATAATGGAGAAGGTAATAACCAAAATATGATTCGTTTTGGCTAGAGAGCCCAAATCCGCTATATATGTGACATGGGTTTGCCGTAATGCTGAAACTATGAAGAATGCATCTATCTTCATTAATGCATAAATAAAGCTATCAATTAGTAGTGATTGAATTCCTTCTATGGTCCACATGAGAAACTCGTACGAATATAACCTACATGTCCAATAGAACTATGAGCTAAAAGTCTTTTCACTTTCGTTTGGGCCATGTCGGTCAGTGCTTCGAAGATCATAGAAGCAATGTTGCAGAAAAAGAAGATTTTTTGCAATGTAGCTCCATAGGAACCATACATAGAAAGACGTGAAATATTAGTAGAAATAGATAATTTAGGCGCAATAGAAAGAAATGTTGTAACTGGGGTGGGTGAACCCTCATAGACATCAGGTGCCCACATATATAAAGTCAAAAGAGATATGAATTCTAAAGGGGAGGGGTTTTATATTCTGGCTCGAGATATGAAATAGATAAGGCCCTTTAATTCGTCGTTGAAAATTCACACTAAAGGGAACGAATCATTCTCAACGAAAAAGTGCTCTCTAAACATGAAAGTTGTTTTCCATCTATTtcgaaatttattaaattggaATTTATAGATAagaaacattataataaaattagttatttaattttaatcccgtgtcataattaaaaataagaatttttttaaataaaatttgtactcaaaattatttaaaattataaattaagagGTAAAATATAAGTGTCTATAAAATAGACCTATTGAacaatgtttaaataaaatacttatttagTAAAAAACATTTCCATGTTTGAGACAAAAGCACTACATTTGAATCTTTcgatttagaattttgaaagATTCAGAATTCTGTCgtacatattttatttacttacatttaaaatttttgaaccTCACCTCGCAAACTTGTTTATATTTCTGATATATGCCAAGTTTCCATTAAATCTTTGTATATTTGAATActatataatttgttaatttaagattgaaaattaattaaaattcataattaatttaaaagaaagttATAAGTATGTAACCCATCATATTGGTACATCTTTTCTCTCACCTTCCATAAATGATATTTGTATTCTCGTTCCAATCTCACTTTTATTTTACCAtaaacactataaacacaattaatatatataaaatcaacaatatatttatttttttaatatattttataagagttttataattattttttttataataattaatatatattttcaatatattataatatatattatattaaaatttacatttatataattttattatatactttttttattaaagaatataatataaacagtGTTCCGCGGGAATTCTTCGAAATTGAACAAGTCGGTAGCAGTAAAAAAGTCCCTAAATAAAACGGGacgaatataataaatttgttccCCGTTCCGAACCTTCCTATTAACATTCCTAAATCGTATCCCGTAAACTTACTCAACCAATTAAGCGCAGGCTTGACAGACTCGAACTTAGAACGTCATAAAAGTTTGTATCCATGATCTCTTTGGCATAACCCATCACAATTGACTATGAGATTAATTCTTCTTTACAAAATCTATTCTGACATCTCTTTAACAAAGAAttcttattcattcatttcatttcaatttcCTTTGGTAAAAAAAAGAACATTTCTTTTGTTAATTTGTCAACTTATTAGTTCCCATGTGATAAAAGAGTATTAAAGAAGAGAGttgttattaaaaatgtttatacCGGATTAGATAAACTTAAATAACGTGTTTGGATAATTAGTTTTGCTCGacttttaatttcataaaaaatccAATTTGAGTTCAAAATAACATCACGGAGAAGTGAATTTTGTTAAGGCCCCATATGAGCATTTTATTGATCATTAAATGCTGCCGCTcttaaaatctcgagttaactcttaaaatcttacaattttacgatttcacattAGGTCAACGAGACTGAtattaagtaaactcttaaatatgtaaactcttacgattttaaatttacgataatgagattttacgattttataaataatttcgattttacgattctatacgattttacttaaaaaaacaaatttatatttaaaaattataaaataaagttattatttatttaaattaattaattaatataactaattttgtaattataattttttatagtgttatttatttattattattttttaattaattttatattaaaatatataattttttaaaattggttaagtataaaatacttaattatatataaaaaaaataataatatataactattattttttcaaattaaacttttacgatttcacgtaa
This is a stretch of genomic DNA from Impatiens glandulifera chromosome 4, dImpGla2.1, whole genome shotgun sequence. It encodes these proteins:
- the LOC124935602 gene encoding poly [ADP-ribose] polymerase tankyrase-1-like, translated to MVVPNFIDSSSSDDNYNSSDGYFSSSSSDSSSDDENFAAESNILPRFKDIAEFIQNEDVNQLHIAIDNLTGSIDEPSIDGDTVLHHACNCFSRKSFEPLHEAVSGRNINIVKLILDIETRNSGSINKMLEAVDIFGDTPLHTAALHGNYKIAKLLLRMGASTQKSNHHGKYPYELAKPNSELRRILKGIH